Proteins co-encoded in one Garra rufa chromosome 7, GarRuf1.0, whole genome shotgun sequence genomic window:
- the LOC141337810 gene encoding pregnancy-specific glycoprotein 22-like, protein MKVFVLLILCILFVPGADDNDNKNDEVSVSVTEEDSVTLNTGVETNQQDRMTWYFNNTRIAQIRGNQSKICTDEHCTERFRGRLKLDSQTGDLTITNTRTTDTGVFQLNTISRRINQRIFNVTVLAVSGAETDETKTKSVMEGESVTLDPGLVRNLNDLMAWYFNDNLIAEITGDHSKICKDEQCEERFRDRLELNHRTGSLTITNVNSTDAGVYKLQNNSRIHPHHSIISIKRFSITVTGLGGVETDGVSVSLMEGDSVTLHTDVKTNQDRIRWYFNDIRIAQITGEQRKICTDEQCDGRFRDRLKLDHQTGSLTIMNTRTRDTGDYKLQIIRKQIIQKIFNVAVGGVPADERDEVKRMSVKEGESVTLDPGEIKNPNDIMTWYFNDIPIAEITGDESKICTDDQCDEKFRDRLELDHQTGSLTITNTRTTDSGDYKLQVVHIIRRRHSISITNFKRFSITIIGPSLGLIVGISVAATAAIIFFLLVILALISRRRKSGIL, encoded by the exons ATGAAGGTCTTTGTTTTGCTCATACTGTGTATATTATTTGTTCCTG GTGCTGATGATAATGACAATAAAAATGATGAAGTGTCAGTGTCTGTGACAGAGGAGGATTCAGTCACTCTAAACACTGGTGTTGAAACAAACCAACAAGACAGAATGACGTGGTATTTTAATAACACTCGCATCGCTCAAATCCGTGGAAATCAGAGTAAGATATGTACAGATGAACATTGTACTGAGAGATTCAGAGGCAGACTGAAGCTGGACAGTCAGACAGGTGATctcaccatcacaaacaccagAACTACAGACACTGGTGTTTTCCAACTTAACACAATCAGCAGAAGAATCAATCAAAGGATCTTCAATGTTACTGTTCTTG CTGTGTCTGGTGCAGAGACGGATGAAACAAAGACAAAGTCAGTGATGGAGGGAGAATCTGTCACTTTAGATCCTGGTCTAGTAAGAAATCTAAATGATTTGATGGCATGGTATTTTAATGACAATCTCATCGCCGAAATCACTGGAGATCACAGCAAGATCTGTAAAGATGAACAATGTGAagagagattcagagacagactggaACTGAATCATcggactggatctctgaccatcacaaacgtCAACTCCACAGATGCTGGAGTTTATAAACTACAGAACAACAGCCGCATTCACCCTCACCATAGCATCATCAGCATCAAGAGATTCAGCATTACTGTCACCG GTTTAGGTGGTGTTGAAACAGATGGAGTGTCAGTGTCATTAatggagggagattcagtcactCTACACACTGATGTTAAAACAAACCAAGACAGAATCAGATGGTATTTTAATGACATTCGCATTGCACAAATCACTGGAGAGCAGAGGAAGATCTGTACAGATGAACAGTgtgatgggagattcagagacagactgaagctggatcaTCAGACTGGTTCTCTGACCATCATGAACACCAGAACCAGAGATACTGGAGATTATAAACTACAGATCATCAGGAAACAAATCATCCAAAAGATTTTCAATGTTGCTGTTGGTG GTGTTCCTGCTGATGAGCGAGATGAGGTGAAAAGAATGTCAGTGAAGGAGGGAGAATCTGTCACTTTAGATCCTGGTGAAATAAAAAACCCAAACGACATAATGACATGGTATTTTAATGACATTCCCATTGCTGAAATCACTGGAGATGAGAGTAAGATCTGTACAGATGATCAGTGTGATGAGAAATTCAGAGACAGACTGGAGCTGGATcatcaaactggatctctgaccatcacaaacaccagAACCACGGACTCTGGAGATTATAAACTACAGGTCGTCCACATCATTCGCCGCCGTCACAGCATCAGCATTACCAACTTTAAGAGGTTTAGCATCACAATCATTG GTCCATCATTGGGTCTTATAGTAGGAATAAGTGTTGCTGCTACTGCTGCTATTATTTTTTTCCTGCTGGTTATTCTAGCTTTAATTTCCCGGAGACGGAAGAGTGGGATATTGTAA
- the LOC141337825 gene encoding ribonuclease-like 3, producing MEIHQSAVILLLVLAASFTANGQPDDVKPRYQKFLNQHFGPHVSEHDCDKEIRRRDITAAGTANGCKEFNTFIKANSNNIKVVCGNGGTPQGGNLFKSNQPFPVVTCKLQSGQRHPNCQYRGKKSTRYIVLGCDRGWPVHYEEGIINV from the coding sequence ATGGAGATTCATCAGTCTGCTGTGATTCTGCTGCTGGTCTTGGCTGCTTCTTTTACTGCTAATGGTCAACCAGATGATGTCAAGCCCCGTTATCAAAAATTCCTTAATCAGCATTTTGGTCCTCATGTAAGTGAGCATGATTGTGACAAAGAAATCAGAAGGAGAGACATCACTGCCGCTGGAACTGCAAATGGCTGCAAAGAATTCAATACCTTCATAAAAGCAAATTCAAATAATATTAAAGTAGTTTGTGGAAATGGAGGAACTCCACAGGGTGGAAATCTGTTTAAGAGCAACCAGCCTTTTCCTGTTGTCACCTGCAAATTACAAAGTGGACAGAGACACCCAAATTGCCAATATAGAGGGAAGAAGTCCACTCGTTATATTGTTTTGGGGTGTGATCGAGGATGGCCTGTACATTACGAGGAAGGCATAATTAATGTATAG